Within Hyla sarda isolate aHylSar1 chromosome 7, aHylSar1.hap1, whole genome shotgun sequence, the genomic segment atgtcagggggcaatgtGAAACGGGATATCGGGGGTGAGGTCattgagcactcagtggtgatattagatgacaaaaaaaatatcgaaatccagaattgctgatttttggtcacttcaaataccaaaaatttataaaaagtgatctaaagtCCCAtctaagcaaaaatggtaccgaaaaaatctacagataatggcgcaaacaatgagcccccatacagcgctgtaaaggaaaaaaatataagtGTTATTTTTAATATCATCGCTCTCACacactctaatactggtcactagaaGTTCAACAAGGCACGTCACATCAATAAACTCTCTAAGGATCTGAACAAAAGAATTGTTGCTTTACATAAAGATAGCCTAGGCCAGTGGTCGGCAAGCCGCGGCTCTTTACACACTTTAATGCGGCTCTTCTGTGTGCCGGGCGCCCGCAGGCCCGACGCTTGCATTAGGCAGACCAAGTGGTCGCTTAAGGGCGCAAGGACCAGGGGGCGGAAAAATGAaggacttttttatttattttttattttttgctttcttGCGCCGCTCGCTGTGTTATTCGTGCCATGTGTCCAAAAGCACCTCCTTCAGCTGCCACCCGCCCCTATCCCGTAGCACCCCCGAACCCCCTGTCATCCAATGCGCCCGCTCCTGTCCCATAGCACCACTGTAACACTCCCCTTTCCCCGTCTGATGCGGCCACTTCAATAGCGCTCCATTACCTCCTCACAGTTACGGCGGCAGCCCGGGCCTGCCGAGAGACGTCGTgctagtgacgtcactccgcagaccCACGAAGGAGTACGCCGTCGGAGAGGACTCGTGGGCcaccgccggagaggagaagcgaagCCTATGCCAGGTAAGTGTTgccatgtgtctgtgtgtgtgtgtgtctgtgtgtgtgtggggggggggttaactatgCTACCGTGCTGAacctgctacttaatgtggggaagcctaatgtggggaacctaatacttaatgtggggaagcaTAACGTGGGGAGCCTGCGACTTAATATGgggaagcctaatgtggggaacctgtgacCTTATGTGGAAAacctgctacttaatgtggggaacctgctacctaatgtggggaaattatgctaccttatgtgtggAAACTGGGGGTGTGGGGCAGGAGTACActtatcatccaccagcaacaccacaattcccccccccccccccctcccgtagtAATAGCATCAGCTTATGGGATATATGGGGTGCTGCTGCGGTTGTAAATTGAGAAATCGTCTCATCGATGAGAACCTGGAATCGTGCCTAAAATTAAAAACAACAATATACAAACCTGCCTTACTCAAACTATCCAAGGAAATGCAAGGCCAATGTTCACATTAGTGGTTGTGACTTTGTCAGTCATTGTCAGGATGTAATTTTCTCTACACATTGTAAGGCAAATCTTACGGAATTTAACGTTATCGATAAATATCGTTctaaagtttttgttttattagttGTGTTATTTGTATCCCCCCGACCTATGTGGATACTTGCATGCAGAAAATTCTcaataaaaacttattgaaactaaaaacagtgtaccatcctatgtattttcggttttaaaaatgtggctctcaaaataaatttcacttgtggttttggcgagatttggctcagttgaaaaaaaaggttgcccaccACTGGCCTGGACTATAAGAAGATTTGAGATTCAATGGACAGGAGTTTCCCTGAAAGGACAATTCCAAAAATTCCATAAAAAGCTTTCTACTACCAAATATttagcaatataaaaaaaaaaaaaaacataagccaTAGTAAAAAAATATCTAATTCATTGTTTTTCCTTCACAACAGATCATCTCAGGGCATCTAGGATAAAATGGATCCATACCGACCTAGACTTCGAAGGCCTGATAAAGCCTTGTATGTCCCAAAGGCCAGACGACATGCAGCAGGTGACGAAAAAGTCAGTAGCGAAAACCCCACTGAACAAACTGGTTCCTCTTCTGATAAGACCCCAAACCAGTACAGATACAGGAATTCTACCGTCCAAGAGTATGGAGAACATCAAGATGGCAAGTTGTCGAGATCGCCCATTTTGAAGAAGCAGTCTGAGCACGAAGACCAGAGAACAGACTACACGTTGACAGAAAAGTCTGGAAATGATTCATTATGTGAAACTCTTAATAGCCTAAGCATTAATGAGAAGATGTTGCCGGGCTCGGTTGAAAGCCGTTTGTCTGCGTCACACGTTGATTCCTCTGCTACAGTGACCGAAATTAAACCCTTTCTTCCCCATGCCACTTCTGCCAACCATCGTCAGCGAAAACAGCCCAACTTTAGTAGAAGAAAGTCCGAGGAGACTTGGTCAGAACGAGATCGAGTCAGAAGGAAAGAACAAAACAAGGGAAAGTTCAAGTTTACGAAATCAGAAAGTGCTGCCGAAGCTTTACGAAGGAACGAGGGCATGTCCTCGCCAGGCTTAGCAGggttatccggcagcacagaGCAGTTAAGAGGCGACGCCGCGTCTGTATGTAATCAGGCCAATTTAGGTTTACCATCTCATACCGTAGATAACAGCTGGGAATGCAAAGTAGAGAATATAGATGGCACGACTGTACAACAAAGTGCGGTCTTATTTCCCGGCGCAGATAGCGCTGAAGTAATCTTTGTAAGTGACACTACTAAAGACCCATCTGGACAGCTTACAGTCTTAGAAAGCAGTGCAGATAACATGGGTAATGCACTCGCGTATGAAAAGCCAGAAGATATTACAGAAAGAAAATTAGATCCCTCTGCTGTTATAGCAGAATGTGTCTTAGAGGAGGATAACAGAGCCATTGTCTGCGCCATTGAGCCCAGCGTCGGAGCTGATGATGAACACTGGGCTGATTTAACTACGTACCCGTCTGAGAGCTCCAAAGCTGGATTAGATGGCGCACGTACTTGTGTATCACCAGTGCATGGCAATGAAGCTCAGGTTAGACTTCAAGGTATTagcgaggaggaggatggagaacaaGAGGGTGCGGTGGATGATGTATATAGTTATGTTGAGTATACAGAGTTGAGTCTGGTGGGTACGGGTAGCACAACAGACTTTGAAAGCAATGTAGAACAGCAGAGTACCAAAGAGGCACAAAGTATGGAGGGTTCAGAACCTGAGGAAGTCATAGCAGAGCTACCAGAGATGGTGGCGGAGACTTCAAAGCCTGGACCTGCACTGGAAAATGCAGAGTTCGCTGCATTGACAAGCCTGGAAGTTGCAGATAAGTTGCCCACTGCAGAACTTGTGGAGTCTATGCCAGCAGGGGTGAATGCGGAGGCACCATCAAAACAAGCAGAGCTTTGTCCAAAGGTTAACCATGTGAAGCCGGGTGTGTGCTCTAACAAAGTGATTGCCTTGAACTGTTCAGATGACCTAAGGGAACACAATTCATTGACTGGAACAGACTGTGTACTGGAAGGGCATTCAGACCCTTGTGGGACATCTTCATGCATAGCGGGTGCTACTGATGAAGAGAGCTGGGATTCTCTCTTTAATGACGATGGAGAGTGTCTTGATCCTCACCATATTAAAGAGGTAAATTCTGATTGACCTATCCCTTGTTTTAAGGGTGTGATCCCACATAGCATATGCCATGTGGCTTGTCGCAAATTTGAACAAAATTTTTAGCCAATACAGAATACTCTACTTTGCATAGCCATAGAGTTAAAGGATACCATTCGAGCTGCTTCAAGCCACCACTGGGGGGCGCTCATACCATACAGATTTATACAGTTCCAACTGAACTCTGTATGAAAGGTTAGGCGATAAGTGATGTGGGGGTTTAATTGCTGTATTCAGGATGCTCTTAaaatgggtactctgctgctcagcgtttggaacaaactgttccgaacgctggagccgggagcttgtgacgtcatagccccgaccCTCATGATgtaacgccccgccccctcaatgacgtaacgccccgccccctcccatagacttggattgagggggcggggtgtgacatcatgagcggcggggctatgatgttatgagctcccggctccagcattcggaacagtttgttccaaacgctgagcagtggagtacccctttaaaggggtagtccagtggtgcaaaacttatcccctatcctaagaataggggataagtttgagatcgcagggggtccgactgctggggccccctgcgatctctctgtacgggggccaggctctccggccagatagcgggtgtcgacccccgcacgaagcggcggctgacacgccccctcaatacatcgctatggcagagccggagattgccgaaggcagcactccggctctgccatagagttgtattgagggggcgtgtcggccgccgcttcgtgcgggggtcgacacgcccccttcgcgcgggctgccggggccccgtacaggagagtgcgggggccccagcggtcggaccccccgcgatctgcaacttatcccctatccttaggataggggataaagttgttcacaacttgttcactactggacttcTCCTTTTAAGTTCCCCCCAGTGGTGGTTATTGTTTCAAAAAACGCTACATAACATTGAAGGATGCTATAACCATTTTCCATATagatataaaaacatttaatGGTGTTTTTATGTTTTACATAGATTATGGGGAAATTGTAGGTTTTACTGCATATTGTCACTTGGGAACCCTGGCAGGCTTTGTGTGAATCCGGCCCTAGTCATTCCTTTAACACTGGCTTTGGAGCACTctattaaaagaaataaaagttgtttctatgatatatattttttttagatacagTATTTAATCCTAACTTCTTGCTATATAAAATAGGATCACttctagttatttttttctttaagccGACCTTGAAAGAGGACGAGAATGAGGGCCCGAAGGAGTCCAGATATGACTACTATGGCTACGAGCCTAAAGAGCTGGAGATAGATGATCTGGAACTGTCACATGTCATTGAGATCTATGACTTCCCTGCAGACTTTAAGACCGAGGATTTAGTCCGTGCATTTGCAAGTTACCAGTGAGTCCTGTCCTCCCTGTTATTCTagtatatttatttaatgttttattGTATATGCAATAGATAATAGGTCCGTTTGTTTTCTGAAAATGTATCTGTCATAGCCCACAAAAAAGTTAGGTTACTCATACCTAATcctaatcatgtgtatatatatatataattatgtatctaggacctatatttctctcacatttCTTATTTCTTTTGCTCACTTTTTCATTCCTTGCTTTCGAAAGGAGTGTCCTCACTGTGCATGACTCCGCTTACTCcctgagtgctgggtctcttcatccaatcactgcaggctgctctgtaaccccttcctctctggtttcatgctgcagtctgataggacaggagtgagcacagaggagtctcacttcctggacaaagatgatgatgatgctgcagccagacaggattatgttttgaaTGCTATGGGGGCCAAAGTGGTCTTTTcaataagccataatttctatacataggaaataaaaaataaaaaaatgtatgaagtAGATAAAGtaaatgttttgccaatatgtacaacatattaaaaaaatttaaaatttaaaatttaaaaaaagaattgtgtctgacaatgtgcacatttaagtATGTATTTTTCTGGGAAAGCTAAGTGACCACCATTCCTACGGTTACAGCTTGAAAAGATTGTCGCACTGCATTTCCAGACTATTAAATGGCAAATCGGTGTGTAAGTTATACAGAAGTGCTTTCCCCAAATTTTCTGTCCTGTACCCTAGAAAAGCTGGGAGATGATTATTTAAACAACTGTGCTCGCAACCAAGCGTTGAAATATATCCAGATTAAAAAAATGGAGTTGTGGCCTAGTCTTGCTCACAGCCTTGGTTTATAACCGTGTATCAAGTCAAGATTATGAAAGCCTAGTCTTCAGAAGAAAGGATTATTTTGCTGGTGCATATGTGTATCATGAAAATAGGAGGACCTGATGCTGAAACAAAATAAATTTTAATATTCAGAACATTTCCTTATACAGcgattaaagggttaatgtcatttAAATGGTAAATGGGCAATATCACATGTCAgagacaagtaaaaaaaaaaaaaaaagctttgatcAGTCGGAGTGGAATGAGCCAAGGAATAGTGTGTAAGCAAATTATCACCTGACTGAGACTGACccccaatgtaagtctatggggccgtCTTGCTTGAATGCGCAGAGAAACGGGGGAGGAAAGGTGCTCAGATGCGTGCTTCGCTCCACacgctttttttaattttatttcttttaagcAGTCATTCGGGGTATGAACACTCAAACACGTcatcattttgttttgtttttaaactgataggtacacttaaaaaaaataaataaaaaaataaaaaaacatagtttttactagttaaaggggtactccgctgctcagcgtttggaacaaactgttccgaacgctggagccggcatcggcagctcgtgacgtcccATCCCCActacctcatgatgtcacgccccaccccctcaatgcaagtctatgggagggggcgtgacggatgtcacgccccctcccatagacttgtattgagggggcgggcatgacatcatgagggggtggggctatgacatcacaaggtgctggctccagcgttaaagtacccttttaaggtctcATTGCTGAGACCCCTACAATCTAGATTGTGTGCTTCACTCCCCGGCTCGCCACTCGATCTGACTCATTGCGGGAGCTCTGCTCCATTGTAGGTCCATTGGGTAGACTAAGAGTGAAGCCCACAGCCGCGTGCTTCTCCTGACTGTATTTACAGATCTGTGGAGGTCTGCACACAGAGACCCCAACAAATCAAAACTTTCTATAAATAACAGTAACGCTTTATGTAAATAAACCTATACAACTTTAGCTCTAATTTAGAGGCTTCATTACTACATAAATCTCCCAAAAATTCACACATTCTCACCTCTCCAATTCCACACTTTATTCCCTATATGTACCCATAGCTGGGTCACATATGAATTAACATGGTGCATTGTGAGCAGATACATGGTATGTAGTAACTGGACACAGTGACCAGGCTTTATATGTGTGCAAGGCATACAGTGCCCTGGTAATAACTTTATTACCTATATGTCTCTCCCTTGCCTGCAGCTCTTTGTGTGACTTGTGTATTTAAACGTATCCATCTTTTATTCCACAGGAAGAAAGGTTTTGATATCAAGTGGGTAGACGATACACATGCTCTTGGAGTGTTCTCCAGTCCTATCACAGGTATGGTGATCTGCCTGAGAATGCCATGCATAAACTAGATGCCCTGCCTTTAAATAgtgcaaagggaaaaaaaaatactacgcAAACACAGGCCTTATCTGTTTTACATTATAGAGAAAATTTAGGAGTGTATCCAAACCCTGTTTCTTACCCTTTCAGTATcttgttaaggaccaagcccattttgatcttaaggaccaggctcattttatgcagtgatctgtatctgtattgcaatcgcggatgtctgccattaccggcgggtccctggctgctatcggcagccgggacctgccacacatgacccgagcatcgctccgatgctcgcagtcctgtacaggacttaaatgtacgtccaggtgcgcgaagtaccaccgcaccaggacttaCTTTTTcgtccttggtctttaaggggttaagggaaatcTGCtgtaaaagacaacttatcccctatccacaggatagggaataagtgtccgaTCGcatggggtccgactgctgggatcccccgcgatctcccaaaaGGGGCCCCCACATTGCTGAGGTCGACAGTACGCCCCCTCTCCATACAGTTCTGTGGGAGAGGcaaggaggcacgaacgctgcctccccgcctttcccatagaactacatggaggaggcatgtcggacgcgatgtcatgctgcggccggcacgcctcctgcacgggagagctgcggcagagccgtggccccgaacggtagatcgtgaggggtcccagcggtcggaccccccgcgatcagacacttatcctctattctggggataaggggataagttgtattttgctgaagatgtcctttaaggatCTATCcaaacgtacagtatcctgcgcatatttgctgcacaggatttgaagctgccgaTTTGAagctgttcagtcatttagttgacattgaaatctgcagcttcaaatcatgTGCATATTGCAAATATGcgcatactgtacgtgtgaatagagccTTAAGTGACTAAACAAATATCGGCAAGGTTGGACAACTTGGTGATTTTGGCAGAACCAGCCAACTGATCTTAAATGGTTTGGGGATGTACCAGCTCTTGTCGAATTCCAGCATATGGCACTTTTGTTCTCAAGGGAGTTAATCATCCACCAGAGGCATCTGGCAGCACATTATTCCCCTCTCCCCActaaccatacatacatacatacatacatacatgctcgGCCTAACtgagtgtacatatgtgtattggAGGCCAGGAAAAATAGATGGCAACCGAACGAGTAGGCAGGTGTATGGGAAGGACAGGAGGAATAGCTGTCTTTGTCATCATCTATGGGAGCTGTATGGCTAActttaaattttaaaggggtattccggtcttATAcattacatcttatctcctatccaaagggggacccctgcgatctctgtgcagcccccagcattctgtgctgggtgctgtCTCTACAACCATGccacctcgtgacatcacaccatgcctcctcaattcatgtctatgggagggggcttgacgggtcatag encodes:
- the R3HCC1L gene encoding coiled-coil domain-containing protein R3HCC1L, which translates into the protein MDPYRPRLRRPDKALYVPKARRHAAGDEKVSSENPTEQTGSSSDKTPNQYRYRNSTVQEYGEHQDGKLSRSPILKKQSEHEDQRTDYTLTEKSGNDSLCETLNSLSINEKMLPGSVESRLSASHVDSSATVTEIKPFLPHATSANHRQRKQPNFSRRKSEETWSERDRVRRKEQNKGKFKFTKSESAAEALRRNEGMSSPGLAGLSGSTEQLRGDAASVCNQANLGLPSHTVDNSWECKVENIDGTTVQQSAVLFPGADSAEVIFVSDTTKDPSGQLTVLESSADNMGNALAYEKPEDITERKLDPSAVIAECVLEEDNRAIVCAIEPSVGADDEHWADLTTYPSESSKAGLDGARTCVSPVHGNEAQVRLQGISEEEDGEQEGAVDDVYSYVEYTELSLVGTGSTTDFESNVEQQSTKEAQSMEGSEPEEVIAELPEMVAETSKPGPALENAEFAALTSLEVADKLPTAELVESMPAGVNAEAPSKQAELCPKVNHVKPGVCSNKVIALNCSDDLREHNSLTGTDCVLEGHSDPCGTSSCIAGATDEESWDSLFNDDGECLDPHHIKEPTLKEDENEGPKESRYDYYGYEPKELEIDDLELSHVIEIYDFPADFKTEDLVRAFASYQKKGFDIKWVDDTHALGVFSSPITARDALSSKNPLVKVRPLSQATRSSRAKARSCADFLQPAKDRPETSAVLARRLVISALGVRSTQSKAEREAERKKLQEARARRHLEAKQREDAWEGR